A single window of Sporosarcina sp. FSL W7-1349 DNA harbors:
- a CDS encoding plasmid pRiA4b ORF-3 family protein, protein MGTIHPYEELYNDLAAMTEGEIFTSEAAVMKVSMPFEGLSVWRRVLVPLDLSFAEFHEVLQILFGWQNSHLHEFYVFNQTETIEPQPYHSPYHVTGDYRPVLNIVMAQELMSDSKEVDQAIGKTTVLSDVIPKYTVLKYVYDFGDNWVHEIVVEKFLKDEPVKSPVCLDGEGDAPPEDCGGELGFHEFLAIMEDRSHPEHDSMKQWAAGQLYRGFDGDWVNYRLGKM, encoded by the coding sequence ATGGGAACAATCCACCCGTATGAGGAGTTGTACAATGATTTGGCTGCGATGACGGAGGGTGAAATTTTCACTTCGGAAGCCGCTGTTATGAAGGTGTCCATGCCCTTTGAGGGCCTTTCGGTCTGGCGGCGTGTACTCGTTCCGCTCGATTTGTCATTTGCCGAATTCCATGAAGTGCTCCAAATCCTGTTCGGCTGGCAAAACAGTCATCTTCATGAGTTCTATGTGTTCAATCAAACCGAAACGATAGAGCCGCAACCTTACCACTCGCCTTACCATGTCACGGGAGATTACCGGCCAGTACTGAACATTGTCATGGCACAAGAATTGATGAGTGATTCAAAAGAAGTGGACCAGGCAATTGGAAAGACGACAGTCTTGTCCGATGTAATTCCCAAGTATACTGTACTGAAATACGTGTACGATTTCGGTGACAATTGGGTGCATGAAATCGTTGTAGAGAAATTCTTGAAAGACGAGCCGGTGAAATCACCTGTCTGTTTGGACGGCGAGGGCGATGCACCGCCGGAAGATTGCGGAGGCGAACTGGGCTTCCATGAGTTCCTGGCCATCATGGAAGATCGGTCACATCCCGAACATGACTCGATGAAACAATGGGCGGCGGGGCAGTTGTATCGTGGATTTGATGGGGACTGGGTGAATTATCGGTTGGGGAAGATGTGA
- a CDS encoding YehS family protein: MNNNDRLIRLRYALDFTNTEMVVIFKLGGIEVTKEEVPQLLTKSTEDNEDEVQMKCTNRMLDAFLNGLIIYKRGKQDPKPGQPEGPAATDLTNDNVNNILLKKVKIALALTSEDMLEILEEAGVTISKGELSAVLRREGHKNYKPCLDRYARNFLKGLAIKYRA; the protein is encoded by the coding sequence ATGAATAATAACGATCGATTGATTCGATTACGCTATGCTTTGGATTTCACGAACACTGAGATGGTGGTCATTTTTAAACTCGGCGGCATTGAAGTGACAAAAGAAGAGGTACCGCAACTGTTGACAAAGTCGACTGAGGACAATGAAGATGAAGTGCAAATGAAGTGTACGAATCGAATGCTGGATGCGTTTTTAAATGGCTTGATTATCTATAAAAGAGGAAAACAGGATCCGAAGCCGGGTCAACCTGAAGGTCCAGCAGCAACTGACTTAACGAATGATAATGTCAATAACATCCTACTGAAGAAAGTGAAAATAGCGCTCGCGTTAACAAGTGAGGATATGCTCGAAATTCTTGAAGAGGCAGGGGTCACCATCTCAAAAGGCGAGCTAAGCGCTGTACTGAGAAGAGAAGGGCATAAGAATTATAAACCGTGCCTGGATCGATACGCCAGGAACTTTTTAAAAGGATTAGCTATCAAATATAGAGCTTAA
- a CDS encoding DUF6933 domain-containing protein, protein MKIQGTKKLLDVIPFEGVADNGEEGNPLYAWHANLLVIDRRKTLVLMNDSNRYVIVLHGLKAKEFKNLEQVIPEAIRKTLRAERIREEVIDRYLEEAGPVSFHKTKDRSLVPN, encoded by the coding sequence ATGAAGATACAGGGGACAAAAAAGCTGTTGGATGTAATACCGTTTGAAGGGGTTGCGGACAACGGGGAAGAGGGGAATCCGCTTTATGCTTGGCATGCCAATTTACTAGTGATTGACCGTCGAAAGACGTTGGTGCTCATGAATGATAGCAACCGATATGTGATTGTGCTGCACGGTTTGAAGGCGAAGGAATTCAAAAACTTAGAACAGGTCATTCCGGAAGCGATTCGCAAGACGCTGCGGGCGGAGCGGATTCGTGAAGAGGTGATCGACCGTTATCTTGAAGAAGCGGGCCCTGTTTCATTTCACAAAACGAAGGACCGTTCGCTTGTTCCCAACTGA
- a CDS encoding DUF4145 domain-containing protein, whose protein sequence is MTGRLYEVLLNIHADLAELTADIERLIFSSPRAAMQTTRTMAETLAGHVAEMENIESRELNFAELLMKLKAEGILTPSADQAFQFVRRNGNIASHDGTRKMLILEALTCWEYQHLILAWYIETYASPNINMPSNVEPAPPQKEEETAAIIQHIQELMERLGKKGNAGSRPSMPSDTVREICYRDRCVSVPYFLRDAFLLPQRFPKSVTFLIRLNGEQQARLMSELPY, encoded by the coding sequence ATGACAGGAAGATTATATGAGGTTTTACTCAATATCCACGCGGATTTAGCTGAATTAACAGCAGATATTGAAAGATTGATATTCAGTTCACCTCGCGCGGCGATGCAGACGACGAGAACAATGGCTGAAACGTTGGCAGGGCATGTAGCAGAAATGGAGAACATTGAAAGTAGAGAGCTTAACTTCGCGGAACTGCTAATGAAGTTGAAAGCGGAAGGAATTTTGACACCATCCGCAGATCAGGCATTTCAATTTGTCCGTAGGAATGGCAATATTGCAAGTCATGATGGGACCCGGAAAATGCTAATTCTCGAAGCGCTGACCTGCTGGGAATACCAACATTTGATACTAGCCTGGTATATCGAGACATACGCCTCACCTAATATCAATATGCCGTCTAATGTTGAGCCGGCACCTCCGCAGAAAGAGGAAGAGACTGCCGCCATTATTCAGCACATTCAGGAACTAATGGAGCGCTTAGGAAAGAAAGGAAATGCGGGAAGCCGTCCAAGCATGCCTTCGGACACGGTGCGTGAAATCTGTTACAGAGACCGTTGTGTTAGCGTTCCTTATTTTTTGCGGGATGCCTTTCTATTACCCCAGCGTTTTCCGAAATCAGTAACATTCTTAATCCGATTAAATGGCGAGCAACAGGCGCGTCTCATGAGTGAGCTACCTTATTAA